GTCCTTTTGAACTTTTTCTTCATTGGAAGACAGTACCGATTCAATATGAAACTCTTCTAAATGAGAAAGCAGCGGACGATGAAAGCTTTGTCCTGAAAAACCGTATCCTGCCAAACCTACTTTGATTGTTTGCATAATGTCACCTTTTTCCTCAAAAATGTATTCTCATCGTATCATGGACGGGTTGCGGAAAGAAATGATTCGTTTTACACACTGCATCGTTTTGTATAAAATAGGGGGACAAGGGAGGTTAACAACTTGCAATCAATCAAAAACAAAGAAACCTTTGACGACTTAATCGCGTCAGCTCAACCTGTTATCGTTAAATTCCATGCAGACTGGTGCCCGGACTGCCGCCGCATGGACATGTTCATCGATGAGATCATGGAAACGTTCAATCAATATAAATGGTATGACATCAATAAGGACGAATTCCCGGAAATCGCCGAAAAGTATGATGTTATGGGAATCCCAAGCCTGCTTGTGTACAAGGACGGCGAAAAAATCGCCCACCTTCACAGCGCACATGCCAAAACACCGGAACAGGTCACAGACTTCCTGAACAGCCTGTAAGCTAAAGGTCCGTCCCTCGATCGAGGGACGGACCTTTGTTGTTCAGATGATCTTCTCAGCGAATATTCCCTTTCCCATCAACATACACGGTCTGGACGATCGTTCGCTGATAGGGATTTCCCATCCCTGTGTACCCTTCGATGTCGAGGGTGATATTATGGATCCCTTCTTCAAAGTCTGCAAGGGGCAATGAAGATATTTCCCCTGCGGTTGTGACTGTGGAAGGGTTTGAATCAGGATTGAACGGCAGGTGATGGATCGTGTAAGTCTTCTTTCTCCCTGTATCAGGCCCACTTAAGGCACTGATCATTCCAGCTTGATGATGGAAAAATGCGGTCATCAAATAATGCTCTTTTCCTCTTCCCCTTGCCCTTACTTCCCATTGACCAGGGACGGGGGCTGAAAGGGAGATGGCATGATGATGGGCTCCTGGGAAGAAACCTGTCCTATCGGCCTCCCTATCCCAGGCGGTATACCCTTTTCCGTCAGGGGCGACGAGCTCATACTCACAATCTTTCCTGTCGCTGACCCACACCACGGTGAGACGCCCAATCCCCTCTTCAACCGGGAACCTCTCGATTGCAGAACCTTCATATTCCCCGCCCCGATGAAGGACGGAGGTTTCATCTTCACCGGGCAATTCCTTGAATATTGAAACCTCACCAGGCAGTTCTTCACCTTTGAATACACGCTGCAGGTATTGAAAAATTTCGTTCCCTTCCTTGATCGTCCCGTGGGTCCAGTCACCGACAGCAACTTCAAGGCCAGACTGAAGCCTCGAACTTCTCACCAGGACGGCTCCATCATTTTGACCGAATCGGCTCAGGTACAATCCTCCCCAGAATAACGGAGAGCCTGCATTTCCCCAGCCCGTGCCACCGAACGTATAAAAAGGTACGACCGGTCCACCTTCGTCAGTGGAAGAACGAAACCTTTGCATATAGGCCGTTTGCAGAGAAAATACAGCCTGCGTCCTACTGCCTAATTTCCCGGTCAGCCAGCCGGCCCATTTACTGAAAGCAAGATCTGCAAGTTCGGAGCCATGATGTGGGGATGACAAGGTGATGACCTGCTCTACATATGGATGAGCCCCGTAATGGACAAGGGCTGCCTGGGCATCGATCCCTCCCTTGCTGTGTCCCACGATGATAAGCTTTTGTTGAAAATGGGCATACATCTCCCGAATCTTTTCAGCAAGGATTTCTCCATTTCTCCACATATCCTCATCGGGATGCAAATCGATCAATACCGACTGATGACCGGCATTCCTTGTGGATTCAAGCAGGTCTCCCTCTTCTATCCACGTTGATGAGGATGAATCGATCCCATGGATGAATAACACAGGTAGTCCGTTTACACTGCATGCTTCTTCGTCAATGAACCATCTGCCAGGATGGACTGTCCTTTTCTGCACCAGCTTTCCCTCCCTTTTCGTATCTGATACTCTTCATTATCGTTCAGAGAGGATAAATATTCACCC
The nucleotide sequence above comes from Bacillus sp. KH172YL63. Encoded proteins:
- a CDS encoding thioredoxin family protein → MQSIKNKETFDDLIASAQPVIVKFHADWCPDCRRMDMFIDEIMETFNQYKWYDINKDEFPEIAEKYDVMGIPSLLVYKDGEKIAHLHSAHAKTPEQVTDFLNSL
- a CDS encoding esterase/lipase family protein, which codes for MQKRTVHPGRWFIDEEACSVNGLPVLFIHGIDSSSSTWIEEGDLLESTRNAGHQSVLIDLHPDEDMWRNGEILAEKIREMYAHFQQKLIIVGHSKGGIDAQAALVHYGAHPYVEQVITLSSPHHGSELADLAFSKWAGWLTGKLGSRTQAVFSLQTAYMQRFRSSTDEGGPVVPFYTFGGTGWGNAGSPLFWGGLYLSRFGQNDGAVLVRSSRLQSGLEVAVGDWTHGTIKEGNEIFQYLQRVFKGEELPGEVSIFKELPGEDETSVLHRGGEYEGSAIERFPVEEGIGRLTVVWVSDRKDCEYELVAPDGKGYTAWDREADRTGFFPGAHHHAISLSAPVPGQWEVRARGRGKEHYLMTAFFHHQAGMISALSGPDTGRKKTYTIHHLPFNPDSNPSTVTTAGEISSLPLADFEEGIHNITLDIEGYTGMGNPYQRTIVQTVYVDGKGNIR